In the genome of Leptospira inadai serovar Lyme str. 10, one region contains:
- a CDS encoding chromate transporter — protein sequence MSVNNRDGDLRKIFDIFLVSLKLGLTSFGGPIAHIGYFHREYVAVKKWLDEKSYTDLVALCQFLPGPASSQLGIAIGTIRAGIGGGIAAWLGFTAPSAIALTCFAFLLVHYDFENAIWIHGLKVVAVSVVAQAIFLMWKKLITSWNHILIALSAAVVLSFWQTALSQIVLILAAGFLGRFLFTESKAEVVQTVPVNVKRSLAILCLVGFVCLLFLFPLLRHLTSSPWVSLADSFYRSGSLVFGGGHVVLPLLEKELVPSGLVSEQTFLAGYGAAQAVPGPLFTFASYLGATIDGVRGALIATAAIFLPAFLLILGFLPFWNTIRKNTKMQGILAGINSAVVGILLAALYNPLWTSAIHSPSDFVVAVALFALLVFRNVPSWAIVLLGIAASYALKLDSLF from the coding sequence ATGTCGGTTAATAATCGAGACGGCGATCTCCGCAAAATTTTTGATATTTTCCTCGTTTCCTTGAAATTGGGCCTAACCTCGTTTGGTGGTCCGATCGCTCATATCGGGTATTTTCATCGCGAATATGTCGCCGTAAAAAAATGGCTGGATGAGAAATCGTATACGGATCTTGTCGCGCTCTGCCAATTTCTTCCCGGTCCGGCGAGCAGCCAATTGGGTATTGCAATCGGGACGATTCGCGCCGGCATCGGAGGTGGCATCGCCGCTTGGTTGGGTTTTACGGCGCCTTCCGCAATTGCTCTTACTTGTTTTGCCTTTCTTTTAGTACATTATGATTTCGAAAATGCGATTTGGATTCACGGTTTGAAGGTCGTTGCCGTTTCAGTCGTGGCCCAGGCGATTTTTTTAATGTGGAAAAAACTGATCACGTCTTGGAATCACATTTTGATCGCTTTGTCTGCTGCCGTCGTCTTATCTTTTTGGCAGACTGCTCTTAGCCAAATCGTTCTTATTCTCGCGGCAGGATTCCTGGGAAGGTTTCTTTTTACCGAATCTAAGGCGGAAGTTGTCCAGACAGTTCCAGTGAATGTGAAGAGATCTTTAGCCATTCTATGTCTCGTCGGTTTTGTTTGCTTATTATTCCTTTTTCCGTTACTTCGACATTTGACGTCGAGCCCTTGGGTTTCTCTCGCTGACAGTTTTTATCGGTCCGGTTCCCTGGTCTTCGGGGGAGGTCACGTGGTTCTTCCTCTTTTGGAAAAGGAATTAGTTCCAAGCGGCCTGGTTTCCGAACAGACGTTTCTAGCGGGCTATGGCGCAGCGCAAGCGGTTCCAGGACCGTTATTTACGTTTGCCAGCTATTTGGGCGCCACCATAGACGGCGTTAGAGGCGCGCTTATCGCGACGGCGGCTATTTTTCTTCCGGCGTTTTTGTTGATTCTAGGTTTTTTACCTTTTTGGAATACGATTCGTAAAAATACGAAGATGCAAGGGATTTTGGCCGGAATTAATTCCGCAGTCGTCGGAATTCTGCTCGCCGCTTTATACAACCCTCTCTGGACTTCCGCCATTCATTCCCCTTCGGATTTTGTCGTTGCGGTCGCACTTTTTGCACTACTTGTTTTTCGCAATGTTCCTTCTTGGGCGATTGTCCTTCTCGGGATTGCCGCGAGTTATGCTTTGAAATTGGATTCCCTGTTTTAG
- a CDS encoding universal stress protein, producing MKVLVSFANPKMGAKLFGLARALFSQADDSLSIIALHVVSVESETEGFPRLEEDEIFKAVREEAAGCDFQFETVGFPSNWVVPGIVEIAKSKEIDLLLLGAARSLFSEGLLGGKVGDVLRKLSSIDIAVLADNGLHSPIEPVVLAPGLESAAIFPLLRGLSSFLKNPIPVFSGSRQEDFGLHGSHSFRPWLPFSLAPDTKKNLAILDYETYKSFHSILLAKKDLSYLILRRSF from the coding sequence ATGAAAGTTTTAGTGTCGTTCGCAAACCCGAAAATGGGAGCAAAACTGTTCGGGCTTGCAAGAGCTCTCTTTTCCCAAGCCGACGATTCACTTTCCATAATAGCTCTTCACGTGGTTTCGGTGGAATCCGAAACCGAAGGATTCCCTAGATTGGAGGAAGACGAGATTTTCAAAGCGGTCAGGGAAGAAGCCGCAGGTTGCGATTTCCAATTTGAGACCGTCGGCTTTCCGTCGAATTGGGTCGTACCCGGAATCGTTGAAATTGCAAAAAGTAAGGAGATCGACTTACTCCTGTTAGGTGCAGCTCGTTCCTTGTTTTCGGAAGGTTTGCTAGGAGGAAAAGTCGGCGATGTTTTACGAAAACTCTCGTCGATCGACATAGCGGTATTAGCCGATAACGGTCTTCATTCACCGATCGAACCGGTCGTCCTAGCTCCCGGATTGGAATCGGCCGCAATCTTTCCTTTATTAAGAGGTCTTTCCTCCTTTTTGAAAAATCCGATCCCGGTATTTTCCGGTTCTAGGCAGGAGGACTTCGGCCTTCACGGCTCTCATTCGTTTCGTCCTTGGTTACCTTTTTCTCTTGCTCCCGACACTAAAAAGAATCTCGCAATCCTGGATTACGAAACGTATAAATCCTTTCATTCGATCTTGTTGGCTAAAAAGGATCTCTCCTATTTGATTTTACGAAGAAGTTTCTGA